The Arachis hypogaea cultivar Tifrunner chromosome 16, arahy.Tifrunner.gnm2.J5K5, whole genome shotgun sequence genome contains a region encoding:
- the LOC112758078 gene encoding protein FANTASTIC FOUR 3-like, giving the protein MSSLSVCQGLQSCLEPRVIEPRVIRLKLAPPGSKIAPPPSESESHQQEQPDEKKDMAAGSGDWSFLQALSHHPTSQCNDHNNDDKVYVHPTVKRSSSMLSAKSLEMCTESLGSETGSDQNSLFISEIHETHQSSNTTLIKHRKRSPHGRGARSFPPPLTSITHLMPHRHDGRLVLEAVAVASPPPESGAYFHAERSHGRLRLRLSLPEESESEEEKDKDDKDEEEDEEESVENSVEEGVVRKFGRGMSNGGRCKEGGNPNFFGADSFFDLIRTSIV; this is encoded by the coding sequence atgtCATCGTTAAGCGTGTGTCAAGGGTTACAATCATGTCTTGAACCCCGTGTGATTGAGCCACGTGTCATTAGGCTGAAATTGGCTCCACCAGGTTCCAAAATTGCTCCTCCACCCTCGGAATCCGAGTCCCACCAACAAGAACAACCTGATGAGAAAAAGGACATGGCTGCTGGCAGTGGTGACTGGAGTTTCCTTCAAGCACTCTCACACCACCCTACTTCTCAATGTAATGATCATAATAACGATGACAAAGTTTATGTTCATCCAACAGTTAAACGCTCCTCTTCAATGCTCAGTGCTAAGAGCTTAGAAATGTGCACTGAAAGCCTCGGAAGCGAAACAGGTAGCGATCAAAATTCTCTCTTCATCTCTGAGATTCACGAGACTCATCAGAGTAGTAACACAACTTTGATAAAGCATAGAAAGAGATCGCCTCACGGCCGCGGGGCTCGAAGCTTTCCACCGCCTCTTACTTCCATCACTCATCTAATGCCTCACCGCCATGACGGCAGGCTCGTCTTGGAAGCCGTCGCCGTCGCTTCTCCTCCTCCGGAGAGTGGCGCTTACTTTCACGCTGAACGCAGCCATGGCAGGCTCAGGCTTCGGCTTTCCCTCCCCGAGGAGAGTGAAAGCGAAGAGGAAAAAGATAAAGACgacaaagatgaagaagaagatgaagaagagtctGTAGAGAATAGTGTGGAGGAGGGAGTAGTGAGAAAGTTTGGGAGAGGCATGAGTAATGGCGGCAGGTGCAAGGAAGGCGGGAATCCAAACTTTTTTGGTGCTGATTCCTTCTTTGATCTCATCAGGACAAGTATAGTATAG